The genome window GCACCCCGCTGAAGGAATCTGACAGTCCCCAGCTGCGTTTGAGATCCGGCATGGCGGATCCGAGCATCAGGGAAACCATACCGCTGCAGAAAAACGCGTAAAAGCACGTCAGCAGCAACCGGCGGCGGGAAGGATCCATTCGGCGGAGGAAAGAAAACATCGGCATACTCCCTGAATACATCCCGGGCCTTTTCAGGCCCGGGATCATTCATCATTCAGTTTCCGGATCACACACTATATCCGAACAGTTGCGGCAGCCAGAGGCTGATCTGCGGAATGAAGGTAATCAGGATCAACGCGGCAACCATGCAGAGATAGAACGGCATGGTCGCCCGGACCACATTTTCCATAGGACGTTTTGCCACGGCGGAACCGATAAACAGCACAGCTCCGACCGGCGGAGTCAGCAAGCCGATACCGCAGTTAAGCACAACCATGATACCAAACTGGATCGGGCTGAGGCCGATAGACGTAGCTACAGGCAGCAGGATTGGTGTTGCAATCAGGATGATCGGCGCCATATCCATGATCATGCCCAGTACCAGCAGGATCACGTTCAGCAGCAGTGCAGTGATAATGGGGCTGTTGGAAATGCCGGCAATCAGCGCAGCAGCTTTTGCGGGAACATGCAGGTTGGTCAGGCAGTATCCGAAAGCGCCGGACATGGCAATCAGGATCAGCACAATGGCCAGCGTGTCGATACAGCTCTCAAAGCTCTTCCAGACGCCTTTCCAGGTCAGTCCCTTGTAAATGAACACAGATACAAACAATGAGTAGATGACCGCGATAGCAGCGGATTCAGTAGCGGTAAACACGCCGCCCACAACGCCGACAACCACGACCAGCACCGCCAGCAGGGCCCAGATGCTCTTGCCCAGCTGTTTGACGAAGTTTTTGATGGAGAATTTCTCCCCCTTGGGATAATTCCGCTTCACAGAAATAATATAGGATCCCACCATCAGGGCTATAGCCAGCAGGGCGCCGGGCAGATAGCCTGCCATAAACAGCGCGCCGACCGAGATACCGCCGGCTGTAGTGGCGTAAATAACCATGTTGTGGCTGGGCGGAACCAGCAGTCCCTCGCAGGAGGAAGTGATGGTCACAGCAGTTGAAAAGTCCACGTCATAGCCTTCATCCACCATCATGGGAATCAGGATGGAGCCAAGGGAAGCGGTGTCAGCAGCAGCGGAACCGGAAATGCCGCCGAAAAAGTAGGACGCAACGATGTTCACCATTGCCAGGCCGCCGCGCATCCATCCGACAATGGAGTTGGCCAGCGCAATCAGCTTCTCCGAAATGCCTCCGGAGCCCATCAGCACGCCCATTGTGATAAAGAACGGCACAGCCATCAGGCTGAAGGACCATACGCCGCGCACCATCTGCATGGGCAGGACGCTCAGTTTCTGGCCCATGGAAATCAGGCACAGTACCGTGGAAATACCAACAGAGTACGCAATGGGGAAGCGCAGGAAAACCATCAGCAGGAAACTGCCGAGCAGAATAATCGTGGATAAGGTTTCAGCATCCATTATGCCTGCACCTCCTTCTTTTCAGTCTGGGGCACAAAGAATTCTTCTATATGCAGGAATACCTGTTCAAGTTCAAAAATAACCATACTCACACCTGCTACAGCCACGGGCAGGTACATCCAGATCTGGCTCAGGTTCGGCAGGGAGGAGTACTTGGCAAATCTTGCAATATTGCCGGTGGGTTTGATCACATCCAGCCCTTCGATCAGCAGTACCACGCCAAGCGCCATCACCGCAATGTCTGCCAGCAGGTCCAGCGTGAGCAGCACTTTCTTTGGCAGGTACTTATCAAAAGCCGTCATGCGGATGTGGCTGCGCTTGCGGA of Aristaeella lactis contains these proteins:
- a CDS encoding TRAP transporter large permease, with amino-acid sequence MDAETLSTIILLGSFLLMVFLRFPIAYSVGISTVLCLISMGQKLSVLPMQMVRGVWSFSLMAVPFFITMGVLMGSGGISEKLIALANSIVGWMRGGLAMVNIVASYFFGGISGSAAADTASLGSILIPMMVDEGYDVDFSTAVTITSSCEGLLVPPSHNMVIYATTAGGISVGALFMAGYLPGALLAIALMVGSYIISVKRNYPKGEKFSIKNFVKQLGKSIWALLAVLVVVVGVVGGVFTATESAAIAVIYSLFVSVFIYKGLTWKGVWKSFESCIDTLAIVLILIAMSGAFGYCLTNLHVPAKAAALIAGISNSPIITALLLNVILLVLGMIMDMAPIILIATPILLPVATSIGLSPIQFGIMVVLNCGIGLLTPPVGAVLFIGSAVAKRPMENVVRATMPFYLCMVAALILITFIPQISLWLPQLFGYSV
- a CDS encoding TRAP transporter small permease translates to MPTIFKKLEKIKPVYDWTYKIMLFICKLLLIGDIIITSVTVAGRYFPFFTAPHWGEEMVLTLMVYMAVLSATLAIRKRSHIRMTAFDKYLPKKVLLTLDLLADIAVMALGVVLLIEGLDVIKPTGNIARFAKYSSLPNLSQIWMYLPVAVAGVSMVIFELEQVFLHIEEFFVPQTEKKEVQA